Genomic segment of Panicum virgatum strain AP13 chromosome 9N, P.virgatum_v5, whole genome shotgun sequence:
CCACCTTGCTAGTGTCGGGAATGCACCAGGATTAATAGGAAAGACCATGTCGATTTCATTAAAATTTAGGGGGTCTTTTGTAAAATTGACATTCACAACTCTAGAGGCTCTTTTTGCAAATTGTCGTCCATGGACTGCGGATTGATTTCATCAAAGTTTGAGaggttcttttgcaaaatttagcCCCGTCTATTTCTAGCTGTCGGATCAGCCGATCCGACGGTCGAAGAATTCGAGGTTATGTGGCCACCTTCCTAGTGCAGGGAATGCACTAGGATTTGCAAAATTGCCGTCCATGGACTGTGGGTTGATTTCACCAAAATTTGATAGGTTCCTTTGCAAAATTTACATCCCCATCTATTCCTAGCCGTTGAATCGGTCGATCGATCCAACGGTAGAAGAATTCAGGGTGATATGACCACCAACCTGGTACAAAGAACGCACCATGATTAGTAGAAAAGATTAGTGCTTTATGATATCTTGGGTACACATTTCATAAAACATAGTGTACTACCTATAACAATCGTAGGCTGGTACAACATCGgaaaaacttttcaaaaaataCATCATCGAAAAAAGAATGTCTAAAGCTAATATATCCATTATCCAAAAAAAAGTATTTCAATATCACACATAACTGATATAGCATCATTGTCAGGAGTATTCACATGTATATTTACTTACAAAATGTAAGTCACAGTACTCCGTTCCTAAAATATGAAGGTTatgacaagctaactagtttAAATAGATTAGTTGGCTTATCATAAACATATAAAAGACGGTGGGCATAGCATGATCGCAGATGTGTCTATGGTTAATGAATTATTAGCAACTACAATAACTTCCATATATCTACTTAGTTACAAAAGAGTCAATAAGCATGACATTTTTGCAGATGTGTCTGGTGGTCATGAAAAAATATTTGCGACTGCAAAATTTTGAAGTACATCGGAGGATAGATATGTAGTAAGTTGAATAGAAGCTGGATCTTGCATTTTTCGCAAGTGGTTGCACTGCAGAATTGCCATCTGCGGTGCTACAGCTTGCTTAAACAGAAATGCCCCCCCAGACAGTTATACTAAACCTATGCATATCTATAACAAGTTAACAGCCAACCTTTGGGCGAATCACAAGACCAGTCACTCAAACACAAACAAACACGTTTTGCTGTCCAAAGACAAGAGAAAGGTGCAAAGGCTCCTATTTACATGGTGTTGTTTATTCATCACCAAAAACCTCACAAGGCAAAGCCCTATGTTTAGTTATTCGCCACTCTGAACATAGACAGAGCACTATAGAACTCGAAGCTTGGTAAGGAAGGCCGCACAAAAGTCCAGGAAGAGGAGCTGAGGTCCAGTAACTCTCTGCATATCGAGGAGGTATTTTTCATCCCTCGTCTTGTAAAGCTGATGAAGAAGAAAACATTGTCAGTGAATGCATCGCCAAAGAGCGTATATTATACGAGAGACATTTGAAGTGCACTAGTAGATAACGACTCTAACATAGACACAATATATGGTTGACTATTGCTGTGTAGTattgagaaaaaataagaaAGTTTGCTTGGTCAAAATGGCACCAGTATGTATTATGGATTCCctttttagaaaaataagaaagagATAAGGTGGCTTGAAAACACATAATTTACTTGTTGATAATAATGATTCAAAACATATAATTGAACAAGTCGAATATAATGGGTTAAAAATCCACACAATCTATTACATGTTGAAAAAAGACTACATACCTGGATTTCAAATTTGATCACAGCAGGTAGCTTTCCGTTTGCATCATCATTATCCATAATGGTAGAGTCACCAAGAAAGCTGTTGCTGGCATCTAACATATCATCGACTTCAGAAAATCCAGGACACCATCTGCATTTCATATTGTAGTGTCCATTCTTCTTCCAGCTGACATTTAATTCTTGAAGTGCTTTCAGGACCTCAATCATTATTTCACGAGGGTGGGCCCGAGACTGTTGGTTAAGTGATACATTAATACAAGTGCTAGGTTGTACAAGGCAAAGCAAAATGAACAGTATGCAAAACCTGAAGTCCAAGCGCCCATTTTCTTTCAACGGGATAATGTGTCCACAAACCGCTGCTATGAGGATCGCTGCTTCCTGGAACATGATTCCTCGTACCAGAACTAGTTGATTCGGACAACGCCGGCTGATTTAAATTCCTATCCTGGAGAAGCAACCATTCAGGTATTCAGAAATTCAACAGTGCTAAAATCATCAACAAATCAAATACCCCCCTTTCACTGTTTATCTTGTCTAAAGGTCCGAATGTAAATGTATACTGACCATTGATTCTTGATAATCTGCCCCGAGATAGCCACTGGTTGCTCTAAACCGATTGTCCAATAGTAAATAATACGCAACAGTTGCCTGGAATATTTGCCAAATATCAGTAGCCAAGTCACTAAAAGGAGCATAAGGCTCATTTTGCATGTCCATACCTCATTTTGAAGTCGGCTGCACAGTGACTCACACACATCGTCCTTTTTAAATCCCAAATTAACAACATCTCGAAGTGTATCCTCATCAATCTTCAGAAAATGACCATTGTAGGAAATGTTATAACATTGTCAGGAGAAGAATGAGAGGGCTGGTCATTGTAAAATCAATCTAATAGAAATACCTTAATACCCTTCAAAATGTATTAAAAAGTGACACTGCGAGAAAATTTAGTGCACCAATTACGCATTCTATCAGATATACATGTTGGTGGCTTGGTGCTACAATACAAACTAGCAGTGAGGAATAATATaagatataattttttttatattgatTTCTACAATATTATGTTCACAAGATAGTACAGACGTATGCTTATAAAAGtatttttacatgtaaaattatataattaatgATATTCTGATATGAACAGTCTAAATACTTTTTCTTGCATACTAGTAGACACAATTAGAAAAAGTTGAATGCAATCATACAATAGCGGCATAACCACTCAAATGCAAGAGGATATACCATTTTGGCTTGCTGTGCCGTGTCTGGTGGAGGCACCGCCAAATAACGAGGAAGGCGAAACTGGAACCATGGATGCTCTCGAATTTCACGAATTGTGATTCTCTTCATAGGCTCGACAACAAGCATTCTTGGGATCAAATCCCTGGCCAAAGCAGATAAATGACTCGGAAGAGTGTAGATACCTCCCTGAAACACGTAACCAGGGGGAGGGAGATCAAATCCCAAAAAAAAGTTGCATGGTAGAAGTAGTCAACGTAAGTTCTTTCTCACCTTGATCTTTTTGAACAGGTTGGGAATATTCTCATCATCAAATGGAAGAGTTCCACAAAGAAGTGCATAAAGGATCACTCCACAACTCCATACATCAACCTCAGGTCCAGCATATAATCTACCAGATATTACCTACAAAGGAACACCCACATGTATCAAGAAACATGGTGTGCAAGAAAAAGCAGGAAAATAGATAAACAAATCTCTGTAACAGGCATAAAAATACCTCTGGAGCAGCATAGTTTGGACTCCCACAGCTAGTCTTCAAAAAATGACCATCATGCATTACATTGCTTAAGCCAAAGTCTGCAAGTTTTACATTATACTTCGAATCAAGTAACAGATTTTCTGGCTTTAGGTCACGATGGACAACCATGTTTCTATGGCAGTATTCAACACCAGATATGATCTGTTCATgacacatgaaaaaaaaagaaactaatAAGACACGTTGGATATACCAAAAAGAAGAAATCAGAACATTTTGCATATCCTCCCACGGAAAGATGTAATGTTTCAATCATGATTCAAAATTCTGATACTAAGATAATCAAGAGTTCATAAAGGTGCATTAACTGATTGAATAGATTGCATCACTAAAGACAAAGCAACTACCTCATCAGGCTTGCAAGTCAGCATGGTTACAGGTCAGAAGCTAAAAACAAGGCAAGGCAAGGCAAAACTAATCCAAATAGGCAAATACTTAATGTGACCCACATTAAACatagaaaaaaaacaatgaGGAACATGAATGGAATGTCCATAAGTATTAAATTTTCACTGATGCAAAACAACAAGGGATTGATAGATACTTATTGTGACAAACAAATGTCATTACAACTTACAAGCAAACAAATGAGTGAAATAACAAATACCTGCTGGAAGATTCGCCGAGCTTCCTCTTCCTGTAATCTACCTTTCTCAACAATGTAATCAAACAGCTCACCATACTTACAATATTCCATCACAACAAATATATCCATAGGTGTGTAAATGACCTCATAAAGCCGTATGATATGGGGATGAATGAACAACTTCAATATCTTGATTTCTCTCTTTgctggaaaaaggaaaaaaaaggttgggggggggggtcttaATAGTAGCAAATCAACTCCCGGTCTTAATTTCAAAGCACTATCAAAAGTTAAACTCGCTCCTCATCAAAATATATCTGAGAAATAATGTGGTACCAACTGTATAAGGAAGCATACCTTTCTCTTCCATTTCCATATTTCTCATTTGGCGGCAGTTAATGATCTTTATAGCAACTCTATGTCCTGTAAGCTTATGCTCTGCAATCTTCACTTTTCCAAATGTACCAATACCTAATGTTCTTCCCAGGGTGTAGTTTCTTAATGCATCAGACTGTCCACCCCCTCTAGTGTTCCCATCCATTTTCACTCTGCCATTAATGAAAGATGAGATATTATGTTTGTTAAATATCAATTAGGGCAACTATAAGTTGCATTGAATAAGATGGCTTGCACCGTTGAAATACAAATCAAATCACACTCGGTGTGGTCCATGTTTCTAATTGTACCCATAACATAAATTATTTTACTTTTTAGGAACATAAAACTATGTAAACCAAggttttaaatcgccggctaagACGTTTAGCGGTAGAGCTGCCGTTACGGCATTTAGCGGGCTATATCCGgaatttagcgggctatagccggtTTTAACGGGCTAAATGCCATAGCGGCCGCCCTTTCTAGAAGCTATAGCGgtctatagcggaagctatagccggctatttaaaaccttgATGTAAACGCTCAAATTTAAGGGTAAAACAAATACCATCATGCAGCCGCACCATCCTATCATGTATCATCCCCTTAACCAAACCCTAACCATAAGCTATCTCCAAAGTATTTGAAGGCCTTTGGCCTCCCCAAAGTGTTGTAAGCCATCTTCCCCGCAATGGAATCCCAGGTTACTACAAAGCCTTTACAGTGTCGGCACACTGGATCATAGAATCCGAGCATAGAATCCGCACACAAAACACAGACCAGTAACCAATCAGCTACCACACGCAACACAGGCAACCCGTGCAACGGTCCCATCCCTACAAAAGATAGACGGCACACAAATCCGAATCTCTCGCCCAGCGAGATCTTTCAGCTCAGAAGCTGAACCGAGGAAAGTGAGATCGACTGACAGATCAACCGGTAGATAAGCTACCCAAGCAATCGGTCGAGGTTGACCTCGTAGCAAGCGGCGAGAGGTTAGCCCGGAAGGATCTGAGGCAACGAAGCTGGAGCAGACGACGTCCTTTGGGGATGCCAGAGGCGTTGCGTCCGAGGAGACCcgagaccgccgccgcctcgctcaaACAGCCCGTCAAATCCCTAAAGCCAAAAGCGCCGCTCAAATTCCCCCACCTCATCTACTCTTCCGAGACCACGAGACCTCCGCGCCCTCCCCAAGGAAATGCCACAGCAAGCCCCCCTTGATCCGCAGCTCAAAACCACCCAGGTCCCCGAACCCGAAGAAGAATCGAAGCAGGAGAGCTTGCAGACACCAGCAGGAATTCCACGAGCACAGCAGCGCGGCTACCTTACCTTACCGGAGCTCGCTGGTGGCCGACGGGGGTCAACCTTCCTGCGCGCGGGCGTGCGCGGGAGGAGAGAGACGGGGAGCACCCACGAGCGGAGAGCGGAGAGCGGGGAGAGGTTTTGGGGGTTGGGGCGTCTGGCCGGGCTCGGTCCCATTCCGGGGGGCCGGAGGCTTTGTGTTTAGCTTTAGTTATTAGGTCCCGTTTGATTTGGTTTGTGCTGTGTTAGTGAATAGTGACATTTTGActgttaattacggtgtcaaataaatttaatttataAAATCAACTTCAAAATCTCGTACTAATGActctaaagaatctaatgagatatttGACCGCGCGACTAGAGGatgattattgtagcattactatagtaaatcattaattaattaccatcattagattcatcgcgaaaaattaaactcatccctaaaaaatttgtaaattgacttcatttactattttatatatataatatttttttaaaatagaaTAGCTTAGCGCAAACCAAACCATGAATCGGCCGCCTCCTCGGCGGCTGGCCGGGTTGGGGCGGCGTTTTACCGGCGGAAACGatagccgtcgccgtcgcgatGACGTGGCGGCCCTCTCGCTCGCGCCCGCGTTTTGGCCGCTTCTGTCTTCCTATCCCCGTCTCCTTCTGGCTGGCCCCGAATATACTAGTGCGCGTGCGTCCGTTTGGTGGCGGATCGCGCCGGTGGGGTGGGGTTGGGGGAGGGGAGAGCTCCGGAGCTGACACGGCGCGGCTCGTttccgacgaggacgtcggcgTGTTGGATCATTGGACGGGCTGCGCCTGCGGCGTGCCCGTGCTGGTGGCCTCctccgaccccccccccccccccccggccggtTGTTTGCTGACCCGAATACACGCGTCGCCTTGCGCGGGCGCGCTTGGGCTGCTAGCTGCGCAGCGGTTGGCCGTTGCTGCGGGCTTGTCGCCATCGCGGCCGCCGGAGGAGACGTGGGGGCTATCAAAGTATTTTTTTTTACGCTCGGATCAGTGACGTGCGATTAGCTCTCGGCTAGACTATTAGATGTGCTCATTGTGTGACCGTGTCAAGTCGCTGCCAGGCTTAAATAATAGGGAGAACGGGAGATCCGGAGATGCGAGTGTTCCAAGCTGGGAGACGACTGCTCTGAGAGGGATTAGATGCATTGAGCATTATTTGACTCTGAAGTAGTGCTAGACTACTAGTGTAGGGCTACAGGCTGCCCCGTTCTTGTAGCTCATTGGCAGTAGTGTTTACGAAACAATTCTGTAGCAAGTGGGGATGTGGCACGAGGTTTTGTAGGTGCAAGTACAACCGAGGGTGGGAATTTTCTTTTATGAAGTTCAACATCAGCtagtttttatttctttcttcgCTCGACACCACAGAAGCTCCTTTCATTGGGAAAAAAAGCACAAAAAGCTAGGTGATAGTAGTTCTTTTTAGCAAAAGATAAAAAACAACGGTAACATTTGTAACCGTGGTAGCGAATTTGACGGTCCAATCAGAACCGCTGGACGGTTAAACAAAAGAGCAGTGAACGAGACGTCTGGCCGTTAGTCAAAAGGAGGTGATTTGGTTGGCGACGGAAGCAACGCTGGAAAGTATCACCGCCGCGGGGCAAcctcccggccggccggccggccggttcgTCGCTGTCAGTCGTTTTCGCCCGCGATCTGCCCATCTACCCGCGCTCCGTGTGCCGCCGGCTCCTCCGATCCGCAGCCGTGCCGGCGACGCCTTCGAGGCCGTGAACCCGCACACGTGCCCGATAAAGCCGGCTAGCTCCCTTTTGTCTTCGCGTGGCGACATGTCCCGGCGAGCCGCACGAGATGCGGCGCTGCCACGTACGCTCTCCGTTGTCCGTGTGCGGTGTGCGCCCTCACCGCTCAGGCTCCGAGGCTCGGCGGTCCACGGGCTCTGATCTTCCTCTCGCCTGCGCTCGTCTCTCGATCCCGGCCTGCCGGCCTCCTCGTGATCTAGTCTGACGGCCGGCCGTGAGCCCGTGACGAGACGCGGCCGGATGCGCCCGTAGCTTCCGGCGGCACGTACACGGCTGCCGTTCTCCCGGCCCCAACtctcgcacgcgcgcgcgcgccaggaAACGAGCGGATTGGGCAGGCGCCACGCCAGGACGCGAAGCCGGAGCCGGCACCCGagcacgcgccgcgccgcgacaCGCTGGCCCGGCGCCCGCACGCGGGTGTGTCGCGGAGCGTGCCAGGCGTGCGCTGCACGACCGACCCCCGACGCACGGCCACTTGTGGGCGCGTTGCATGCGCGCGCTGGGCGGGCGGGGGCTGCCGTCACTTTGGTCCTCCGTGCTCGCTCCAATGTGGCAAGGATCATCTCCAAGGACCGGGAAACGACCTATGACGATGGGTGGCGTCGTGGCGATGCATGAGCCGAGCAAGGCCATCGCACCCGGCCGGAGGGAGCTCGCTGGCATGGGTCGACCTCTGCCGTGGCGTCCTGCTGCTGGCATA
This window contains:
- the LOC120690741 gene encoding serine/threonine protein kinase OSK4-like isoform X2, producing MDGNTRGGGQSDALRNYTLGRTLGIGTFGKVKIAEHKLTGHRVAIKIINCRQMRNMEMEEKAKREIKILKLFIHPHIIRLYEVIYTPMDIFVVMEYCKYGELFDYIVEKGRLQEEEARRIFQQIISGVEYCHRNMVVHRDLKPENLLLDSKYNVKLADFGLSNVMHDGHFLKTSCGSPNYAAPEVISGRLYAGPEVDVWSCGVILYALLCGTLPFDDENIPNLFKKIKGGIYTLPSHLSALARDLIPRMLVVEPMKRITIREIREHPWFQFRLPRYLAVPPPDTAQQAKMIDEDTLRDVVNLGFKKDDVCESLCSRLQNEATVAYYLLLDNRFRATSGYLGADYQESMDRNLNQPALSESTSSGTRNHVPGSSDPHSSGLWTHYPVERKWALGLQSRAHPREIMIEVLKALQELNVSWKKNGHYNMKCRWCPGFSEVDDMLDASNSFLGDSTIMDNDDANGKLPAVIKFEIQLYKTRDEKYLLDMQRVTGPQLLFLDFCAAFLTKLRVL
- the LOC120690741 gene encoding serine/threonine protein kinase OSK4-like isoform X1, giving the protein MGPSPARRPNPQNLSPLSALRSWVLPVSLLPRTPARRKVDPRRPPASSGKVRVKMDGNTRGGGQSDALRNYTLGRTLGIGTFGKVKIAEHKLTGHRVAIKIINCRQMRNMEMEEKAKREIKILKLFIHPHIIRLYEVIYTPMDIFVVMEYCKYGELFDYIVEKGRLQEEEARRIFQQIISGVEYCHRNMVVHRDLKPENLLLDSKYNVKLADFGLSNVMHDGHFLKTSCGSPNYAAPEVISGRLYAGPEVDVWSCGVILYALLCGTLPFDDENIPNLFKKIKGGIYTLPSHLSALARDLIPRMLVVEPMKRITIREIREHPWFQFRLPRYLAVPPPDTAQQAKMIDEDTLRDVVNLGFKKDDVCESLCSRLQNEATVAYYLLLDNRFRATSGYLGADYQESMDRNLNQPALSESTSSGTRNHVPGSSDPHSSGLWTHYPVERKWALGLQSRAHPREIMIEVLKALQELNVSWKKNGHYNMKCRWCPGFSEVDDMLDASNSFLGDSTIMDNDDANGKLPAVIKFEIQLYKTRDEKYLLDMQRVTGPQLLFLDFCAAFLTKLRVL